The following proteins are co-located in the Dietzia timorensis genome:
- a CDS encoding heterodisulfide reductase-related iron-sulfur binding cluster: protein MSPVTITLGTIGAIVSLFCWWSFLSGAFRMVNTIRLGQKDGYNRWLPFFPRLATLIKEFIAHTRMIRIRSVGIFHWMVMIGFLLGAIVWFEAYIQTFNPHAGWPWLSNLAIYHFIDELLGLGTVVGILVLIGIRQKNNPNRGSGISRFTGSDMRAAYFVEAVVLLEGLGMVFVKAGKLSLQAAEGDHFHWATDFVTGPLSQILPANELMVSIFALIKLLSGMVWLYIVGRNITWGVAWHRFSAFFNIYTKRDPKGGTALGAVKPMTQNGEALTMEKVEEMSEEEDAPEPQLGVGAIEDFSWKGWLDFTTCTECGRCQSQCPAWNTAKPLSPKLLIMSLRDHGYAKAPYLLAGGKQEMGEEVGLVDSEGNPDSAKLSAIPEAARIEAQRPLVGETIEGDVAASGIIDPEALWACTNCGACVEQCPVDIEHVDHIVDMRRYQVLLESDFPSELAGLFKNLENKGNPWGQNQSARLDWTKALDFDVPVIGQDVEDLGDTEYLFWVGCAGAFEDRAKKTTQAVATLLHSAGVSYAVLGQGETCTGDSARRAGNEFLFQMLAQQNIETINDAFDGVAEPDRKVVVTCPHCLNALKNEYGPFGGKYKVVHHTQLLNRLVREKRLVPVSPMGQDVTYHDPCFLGRHNQVYEPPRELIDGAGAKLREMPRHGQRSMCCGAGGARMWMEETIGKRINIDRVDEALSTDPQKIATGCPFCRVMLTDGTTAQTDGTEQEGQVEVVDVSQMLVESITRDGELPDPHAVSWLDSRGPGVPTKAELEAAENEKKKAEEDKAAAAKAKEAEKQPKAEDSDAAEASEAEADSDKSGSTAGKAAAGAAAGAAAGGGLALGGKAAAPGGSKAPAPGGAKKEESSSDKAPASASKGAPKSGGLSLGGKAAAPGGAKASAPGGAKKETPADASETGDSESKVDSAQSEKADGDEGTPAAEAPKSGAPKAGGGLALGGKAKAPGASSAPAPGASKESETTEDNSASEANVPAKSDAEQESAESTSSESTESATSEDAPKAEAPAHMGGAPKAGSGGLSLGGKSAGARKSSGIKIGGAAVGAGAAGVAAASASDSSESEKSDDDEAVAETESTEAESTGTEAPKAEESASEASTEETQADEASTQDSANEESEGSAESAPAEEPSTEKKSSGNKAKKAGGYGLSLG from the coding sequence CGCATGATCAGGATCCGTTCGGTGGGCATCTTCCACTGGATGGTGATGATCGGCTTCCTCCTCGGCGCGATCGTCTGGTTCGAGGCCTACATCCAGACGTTCAACCCGCATGCGGGCTGGCCGTGGTTGTCCAACCTGGCGATCTACCACTTCATCGACGAGCTCCTCGGTCTCGGCACCGTGGTCGGCATCCTCGTCCTCATCGGAATTCGCCAGAAGAACAACCCGAACCGCGGCTCGGGCATCTCGCGCTTCACCGGTTCGGACATGCGCGCCGCGTACTTCGTCGAGGCGGTCGTCCTCCTCGAGGGCCTGGGCATGGTGTTCGTCAAGGCGGGCAAGCTCTCGCTGCAGGCCGCCGAGGGTGACCACTTCCACTGGGCCACCGACTTCGTCACCGGTCCGCTGTCGCAGATCCTCCCGGCCAACGAGTTGATGGTCTCGATCTTCGCGCTCATCAAGCTGCTCTCGGGCATGGTGTGGCTGTACATCGTCGGCCGCAACATCACCTGGGGCGTCGCCTGGCACCGCTTCTCCGCGTTCTTCAATATCTATACGAAGCGCGATCCCAAGGGAGGCACGGCTCTCGGCGCCGTCAAGCCGATGACCCAGAACGGCGAAGCCCTCACCATGGAGAAGGTCGAGGAGATGTCCGAGGAGGAAGACGCTCCGGAGCCACAGCTCGGCGTCGGCGCGATCGAGGACTTCTCGTGGAAGGGCTGGCTCGACTTCACCACCTGTACCGAGTGTGGCCGCTGCCAGTCGCAGTGCCCGGCGTGGAACACGGCCAAGCCGCTCTCGCCGAAGCTGCTCATCATGTCGCTGCGCGACCACGGTTACGCGAAGGCACCGTACCTGCTCGCCGGCGGTAAGCAGGAGATGGGCGAAGAGGTCGGCCTCGTCGATTCCGAGGGCAACCCGGACTCCGCGAAGCTCTCCGCGATCCCCGAGGCCGCGCGCATCGAAGCGCAGCGTCCCCTCGTCGGCGAAACCATCGAGGGTGACGTCGCCGCTTCCGGAATTATCGACCCCGAGGCGCTGTGGGCCTGCACCAACTGCGGTGCGTGCGTCGAGCAGTGCCCGGTCGATATCGAGCACGTCGACCACATCGTCGACATGCGCCGCTACCAGGTACTCCTGGAGTCGGACTTCCCGTCCGAGCTCGCGGGCCTGTTCAAGAACCTCGAGAACAAGGGCAACCCGTGGGGCCAGAACCAGAGTGCGCGCCTGGACTGGACCAAGGCGCTCGACTTCGACGTGCCGGTCATCGGCCAGGACGTCGAGGACCTCGGCGACACCGAGTACCTGTTCTGGGTCGGCTGTGCCGGCGCCTTCGAGGACCGTGCGAAGAAGACGACGCAGGCCGTCGCCACGCTGCTCCACTCGGCGGGCGTGTCCTACGCGGTGCTCGGCCAGGGCGAGACCTGTACCGGTGACTCCGCCCGCCGCGCGGGCAACGAGTTCCTGTTCCAGATGCTCGCGCAGCAGAACATCGAGACCATCAACGACGCGTTCGACGGTGTCGCGGAGCCCGACCGCAAGGTCGTCGTCACCTGCCCGCACTGCCTCAATGCGCTGAAGAACGAGTACGGGCCGTTCGGCGGCAAGTACAAGGTCGTCCACCACACGCAGCTGCTCAACCGCCTCGTGCGGGAGAAGCGCCTCGTGCCGGTGTCGCCGATGGGCCAGGACGTCACCTACCACGACCCCTGCTTCCTCGGTCGCCACAACCAGGTCTACGAGCCCCCGCGCGAGCTCATCGACGGCGCGGGTGCGAAGCTCCGCGAGATGCCGCGCCACGGGCAGCGCTCGATGTGCTGTGGCGCCGGCGGCGCGCGCATGTGGATGGAAGAGACCATCGGCAAGCGCATCAACATCGACCGTGTTGACGAGGCACTGTCGACCGATCCGCAGAAGATCGCCACGGGCTGCCCGTTCTGCCGCGTCATGCTCACTGACGGCACGACGGCGCAGACCGACGGCACCGAGCAAGAGGGCCAGGTCGAGGTGGTCGACGTCTCGCAGATGCTCGTCGAATCCATCACGCGTGACGGCGAACTTCCTGATCCCCATGCGGTCTCCTGGCTCGACTCCCGTGGCCCGGGCGTGCCGACGAAGGCAGAGCTCGAGGCTGCGGAGAACGAGAAGAAGAAGGCCGAGGAGGACAAGGCCGCTGCGGCGAAGGCCAAGGAGGCCGAGAAGCAGCCGAAGGCCGAGGACTCCGACGCTGCGGAAGCCTCCGAAGCCGAGGCCGATTCGGATAAGTCCGGTTCGACTGCGGGCAAGGCTGCGGCTGGCGCGGCGGCCGGCGCCGCTGCCGGTGGCGGACTCGCCCTTGGCGGCAAGGCCGCGGCTCCGGGTGGCTCGAAGGCGCCTGCTCCGGGCGGAGCTAAGAAGGAAGAGTCCTCGTCGGACAAGGCCCCGGCTTCCGCGTCGAAGGGCGCGCCGAAGTCGGGTGGGCTCTCGCTCGGCGGCAAGGCCGCAGCTCCCGGCGGGGCGAAAGCTTCCGCTCCGGGCGGAGCGAAGAAGGAGACCCCGGCGGACGCCTCCGAGACGGGGGATTCGGAGTCCAAGGTCGACTCGGCTCAGTCCGAAAAGGCCGATGGCGACGAGGGCACCCCGGCGGCAGAAGCGCCGAAGTCCGGCGCCCCGAAGGCCGGCGGCGGGCTTGCGCTGGGCGGCAAGGCCAAGGCTCCGGGCGCATCCAGCGCGCCAGCGCCGGGCGCCTCGAAGGAGTCCGAGACCACCGAGGACAACTCCGCTTCCGAGGCGAACGTACCGGCCAAGTCGGACGCTGAGCAGGAATCGGCCGAGTCCACATCGAGTGAGTCCACCGAATCCGCTACGTCCGAGGACGCCCCGAAGGCCGAGGCTCCCGCCCATATGGGCGGAGCACCCAAGGCCGGAAGTGGCGGACTCTCGCTCGGAGGCAAGAGCGCGGGCGCACGGAAGTCGTCGGGCATCAAGATCGGCGGAGCCGCCGTCGGCGCCGGTGCGGCCGGCGTGGCAGCGGCCAGCGCGTCCGATTCGTCCGAATCCGAGAAGTCGGACGACGACGAAGCGGTCGCAGAGACCGAGTCCACCGAGGCAGAATCCACCGGGACCGAGGCCCCCAAGGCAGAAGAGTCGGCCAGCGAGGCTTCCACCGAGGAGACGCAGGCTGACGAGGCTTCCACCCAGGATTCGGCCAACGAGGAATCCGAAGGCTCCGCCGAGTCGGCTCCGGCCGAAGAACCTTCCACCGAGAAGAAGTCTTCCGGCAACAAGGCCAAGAAGGCCGGCGGCTACGGGCTCTCGCTCGGGTAA
- a CDS encoding flavin-containing monooxygenase, producing MTDTKINPTEAADSGDPRSGADKAIDSWLAEFDSALSANDVGRAAELFEADGFWRDFVAFTWNLKTMEGRDDIRDMLTSRLADVRPRNWRRDDPANADSGVIDGWLTFETDVARGWAHLRLREGKAWTLLTTMQELKGFEERKGRARDKGVDHVITRERKTWLERRREAEETLGYSEQPYVVIIGGGQGGIGLAARLKRADVPTIVVERNERAGDSWRKRYKSLHLHDPVWYDHMPYLPFPDDWPVFPSKDKVGDWLEHYADIMELNYWSGTECVGAEFDEAAGTWKVRVNRRGEDVELRPTQLVFALGVSGYPNTPSFPGADSFAGQQCHSSEFTGEEDYEGTRAVVIGSNNSAHDICATLWQKGAEVTMVQRSSTHISRSESLMDLGLGPLYSEEALANGVTTEKADMLFASWPYALLPDAQKPVYDAMAERDAEFYQQLRDVGFDLDFGEDGSGLFVKYLRRGSGYYIDVGASQLLIDGEVALASGQVDHIESDAVVLADGTRLPADLIVYATGYGSMNQWLTDIVSPEVADRVGKVWGFGSDTKRDPGPWEGELRNMWKPTNVEQLWIHGGNLHQSRHYSKYLTLQLKARMEGISTPVYGLQEVHHTE from the coding sequence ATGACCGACACCAAGATCAACCCCACCGAAGCCGCGGACTCCGGCGACCCCCGGTCCGGGGCCGACAAGGCCATCGACTCGTGGCTCGCGGAATTCGACTCCGCGCTTTCCGCGAATGACGTCGGACGTGCCGCCGAGCTCTTCGAGGCCGACGGATTCTGGCGCGACTTCGTTGCGTTCACCTGGAATCTCAAGACCATGGAGGGGCGCGACGACATCCGCGACATGCTCACGTCCCGTCTCGCGGACGTTCGTCCGAGGAACTGGCGACGGGACGACCCTGCAAATGCGGACTCCGGCGTCATAGATGGGTGGCTAACGTTCGAGACGGACGTGGCGCGCGGGTGGGCACACCTGCGCCTGCGCGAGGGCAAGGCGTGGACGCTGCTCACGACGATGCAGGAGCTCAAGGGATTCGAGGAGCGCAAGGGTCGGGCGCGCGATAAGGGCGTCGATCACGTGATCACCCGCGAGCGGAAGACGTGGCTCGAGCGGCGGCGCGAAGCCGAGGAGACGCTGGGGTATTCGGAGCAGCCGTACGTGGTGATCATCGGCGGCGGGCAGGGCGGCATCGGGCTCGCCGCGCGGCTTAAGCGGGCGGACGTGCCGACGATTGTCGTCGAGCGCAACGAGCGCGCCGGGGACTCGTGGCGCAAGCGCTATAAGTCCCTCCACCTGCACGATCCGGTGTGGTACGACCACATGCCGTACCTGCCGTTCCCCGACGACTGGCCGGTGTTCCCGTCCAAGGACAAGGTTGGCGACTGGCTCGAGCACTACGCCGACATCATGGAACTCAACTACTGGTCCGGCACCGAATGCGTGGGCGCGGAGTTCGATGAGGCCGCTGGGACGTGGAAGGTGCGCGTCAACCGTCGCGGCGAGGACGTCGAGCTGCGGCCGACCCAGCTCGTGTTCGCGCTCGGGGTGTCGGGGTACCCGAACACGCCGTCGTTCCCCGGGGCGGATTCGTTCGCGGGTCAGCAGTGTCACTCCTCGGAGTTCACCGGGGAGGAGGATTACGAGGGCACGCGCGCGGTGGTGATCGGCTCGAACAATTCGGCGCACGACATTTGCGCGACGCTGTGGCAGAAGGGCGCGGAGGTGACGATGGTGCAGCGGTCCTCGACGCACATCTCGCGCAGCGAATCGCTCATGGACCTCGGGCTGGGGCCGCTGTATTCCGAGGAGGCGTTGGCGAACGGCGTCACCACCGAGAAGGCGGACATGCTGTTCGCCTCGTGGCCGTATGCGTTGCTGCCGGACGCGCAGAAGCCGGTATACGACGCGATGGCCGAGCGCGACGCCGAGTTCTACCAGCAGTTGCGGGATGTGGGATTCGATCTCGACTTCGGCGAAGACGGATCGGGTCTGTTCGTGAAGTACCTGCGTCGGGGGTCGGGATACTACATCGATGTCGGGGCGAGCCAGCTGCTCATCGACGGCGAGGTCGCGCTGGCAAGCGGCCAGGTCGACCACATCGAATCCGACGCGGTCGTGTTGGCTGATGGGACGCGGCTGCCGGCGGATCTCATCGTGTACGCGACCGGCTATGGCTCGATGAACCAGTGGCTCACCGACATCGTGTCGCCCGAGGTTGCCGACCGCGTGGGCAAGGTGTGGGGCTTCGGCTCGGACACGAAACGCGACCCGGGACCTTGGGAAGGGGAGCTGCGAAACATGTGGAAGCCGACGAATGTCGAGCAGCTGTGGATCCACGGCGGCAACCTGCACCAGTCGCGGCACTACTCGAAGTATTTGACGCTGCAGCTCAAGGCTCGGATGGAGGGAATTTCGACGCCGGTGTACGGGTTGCAGGAGGTGCACCACACGGAGTGA
- a CDS encoding GAF domain-containing protein, translating to MSLHPDLRFAEPEVFARRTISAHEEALAGGRPVDLDPRVLHAWRRSGDAGISPEQELPAHFLGAPELERARTCTPLRAVADDLVASLADTSTAGRHLVVLTDAQGSLLWRSGSPEALRRADSIAFAEGADWSEGGIGANGISLALDSGRLSHATAGEHFVRSHHGWTCTAAPIRDRAGSIVGVLDVSLPVRFATTEVASLVRCGARLAETLLAQLSPPPAAPDTEAVSNPIRRIRLLGWRPAVVRTDGTELLLSERRAELLALLASREAWSARALAEELYGDAAATTTVRGEIKRLRQQSGLAIDSQPYALHPDERACVDFLHVAEPEELLPDSEVPALVVMSREVVPLLGGESG from the coding sequence ATGTCGTTGCATCCGGACCTGCGTTTCGCGGAGCCCGAGGTGTTCGCGCGCCGCACGATCTCCGCGCACGAGGAGGCGCTCGCAGGAGGCCGGCCGGTCGATCTCGACCCGCGGGTCCTGCACGCGTGGAGACGCAGCGGGGATGCCGGGATTTCGCCGGAGCAGGAGCTTCCCGCGCATTTCCTCGGCGCGCCCGAGCTCGAGCGGGCACGCACGTGCACTCCGTTGCGGGCGGTCGCGGACGATCTCGTGGCCTCGCTGGCAGACACCTCGACGGCCGGCCGGCACCTCGTCGTGCTCACCGATGCGCAGGGCTCGTTGTTATGGAGATCCGGCTCTCCGGAGGCGTTGCGCCGCGCGGATTCGATCGCGTTCGCCGAGGGCGCGGACTGGTCGGAAGGCGGGATCGGCGCCAACGGGATCTCGCTGGCCCTCGACTCCGGGCGGCTCTCCCACGCCACGGCCGGCGAGCACTTCGTTCGCTCCCACCATGGGTGGACATGCACGGCGGCGCCGATCCGCGATCGGGCGGGGTCCATCGTCGGGGTGCTCGATGTGTCGCTGCCCGTGCGCTTCGCAACGACCGAGGTGGCGTCCCTGGTGCGCTGCGGCGCCCGGCTGGCAGAGACGCTGCTCGCCCAACTTTCGCCACCGCCTGCAGCGCCGGACACCGAGGCCGTCTCGAACCCGATCCGCCGGATCCGTCTGCTCGGCTGGCGACCGGCGGTCGTCCGCACCGATGGCACGGAGTTACTGCTCAGCGAGAGGCGTGCGGAATTACTGGCCTTGCTCGCTTCGCGGGAGGCATGGTCTGCGCGCGCTCTTGCCGAGGAGCTGTACGGCGATGCGGCCGCGACTACGACCGTTCGGGGCGAGATCAAACGCCTGCGTCAGCAGAGCGGCCTCGCCATCGACTCACAGCCGTATGCCCTTCACCCGGATGAGAGGGCATGCGTCGATTTCCTACATGTTGCCGAGCCCGAAGAGCTACTGCCGGACTCCGAGGTCCCTGCGCTAGTTGTGATGTCCAGGGAGGTTGTACCGCTGCTCGGTGGTGAGTCGGGGTGA
- a CDS encoding IS481 family transposase, with translation MSHANAVLTPRTRLRLAKLVVEDHWTYSAVAKMFMVAPRTAKKWADRYRAEGASGMADRSSRPRRSPGKTPQSVVRRIVALRWRKRLGPVQIAGRLGVPASTVHAVLARCRINRLTYIDRVTGEPLRRYEHPYPGSMIHVDVTKFGNIPDGGGHKFVGRKQGQQNSLATAHRTGERGKDYRPRIGTAYVHTVIDDHSRVAYAEICSDEKAETAIGVLRRATAWFAERGVVVERVLSDNGSCYRAHTWRDACADLGIKHKRTRPYRPQTNGKIERFHRTLSDGWAYAQFYASTAQRNAALPEWMHFYNHHRAHSAIGGQAPVTRLTNLPGHHS, from the coding sequence ATGTCCCACGCTAACGCTGTCTTGACGCCACGCACACGATTGCGGCTGGCGAAGTTGGTCGTCGAGGACCATTGGACGTATTCAGCGGTGGCGAAAATGTTTATGGTCGCGCCGCGCACAGCGAAGAAGTGGGCTGATAGATACCGGGCCGAAGGCGCCTCGGGAATGGCCGATCGCAGCTCGCGTCCTCGCCGTAGCCCGGGCAAGACACCGCAGTCGGTCGTGCGTCGGATCGTGGCGTTGCGCTGGCGCAAGCGGCTCGGACCGGTCCAGATCGCTGGCCGGCTCGGCGTGCCTGCCTCGACCGTGCATGCGGTGCTGGCGCGGTGCCGGATCAACCGACTCACCTACATCGACCGTGTCACTGGGGAGCCGCTGCGCCGTTACGAGCACCCGTATCCGGGCTCAATGATCCACGTCGACGTCACCAAGTTCGGCAACATCCCCGACGGCGGCGGGCACAAGTTCGTCGGTCGCAAGCAGGGCCAGCAGAATTCGCTAGCAACAGCGCATCGAACGGGCGAGCGTGGGAAGGATTACCGCCCCCGAATCGGCACCGCCTACGTCCACACGGTCATCGATGACCACTCCCGGGTCGCCTACGCCGAGATCTGCTCTGATGAGAAGGCCGAGACCGCGATCGGGGTCCTGCGCCGAGCGACAGCATGGTTCGCCGAACGAGGCGTTGTGGTCGAACGAGTTCTTTCCGACAACGGCTCGTGTTACCGCGCCCATACCTGGCGAGATGCATGTGCTGACCTAGGTATCAAGCACAAGCGAACACGTCCCTACCGGCCACAGACCAACGGCAAGATCGAGCGTTTCCACCGCACCTTGTCCGACGGCTGGGCCTACGCCCAGTTCTACGCGTCAACTGCACAGCGCAACGCAGCCCTGCCTGAGTGGATGCACTTCTACAATCATCACCGAGCACATTCCGCTATAGGAGGCCAGGCCCCAGTCACCCGACTGACCAACCTCCCTGGACATCACAGCTAG